The following are encoded in a window of Arachis duranensis cultivar V14167 unplaced genomic scaffold, aradu.V14167.gnm2.J7QH unplaced_Scaffold_165934, whole genome shotgun sequence genomic DNA:
- the LOC107476565 gene encoding cold shock domain-containing protein 3 — protein sequence MAEERFTGVVMWFNNTKGFGFIKPDDGGEDLFVHQSSIRSDGYRTLHEGDRVQFSIATGDNHKTKAVDVTAPDGNPLHSRPKESGGSGFGAGWRRNGGASGGGGGAAGSGGAGCYHCGEVGHLARDCNRSNNSGGAGGGSGGACFNCGGFGHLARDCLRGSGGGNGNGHGGGGVGGVSCFRCGGFGHMARDCATARTSGGAGGGAGGGGCYRCGEVGHLARDCSNEGGRYGGGGGGGNGNGSRSTCFNCGKPGHFARECVEASG from the coding sequence ATGGCGGAAGAGAGGTTCACCGGCGTTGTTATGTGGTTCAACAACACCAAGGGCTTCGGCTTCATCAAGCCCGACGATGGCGGCGAAGATCTCTTCGTCCACCAGTCTTCCATCAGATCCGACGGTTATCGCACTCTCCACGAAGGCGATCGCGTCCAGTTCTCCATCGCCACCGGCGACAACCACAAGACCAAGGCCGTTGATGTAACTGCTCCCGACGGCAATCCCCTACACTCTCGTCCCAAGGAATCCGGCGGATCCGGATTTGGCGCCGGATGGAGGCGAAACGGCGGCGCCAGTGGAGGTGGAGGTGGTGCTGCTGGATCAGGTGGCGCCGGGTGCTACCACTGCGGCGAAGTCGGACACCTGGCTAGGGATTGCAACCGGAGCAACAATTCTGGTGGCGCTGGTGGCGGTAGTGGTGGTGCATGTTTTAATTGCGGCGGATTTGGGCATCTCGCTAGGGATTGCTTGCGAGGAAGCGGTGGCGGTAACGGTAATGGTCACGGTGGTGGAGGTGTCGGTGGTGTTTCGTGCTTTAGATGCGGTGGATTTGGTCACATGGCGAGGGACTGTGCTACCGCGAGAACTAGCGGTGGTGCAGGTGGCGGcgctggtggtggtggttgctATAGGTGCGGTGAGGTTGGTCACTTGGCTAGGGATTGCAGCAATGAAGGTGGAAGGTATGGTGGCGGAGGCGGCGGTGGCAATGGTAATGGTTCTAGAAGCACTTGCTTCAATTGTGGTAAGCCTGGGCATTTTGCAAGGGAGTGCGTTGAAGCCTCTGgttga
- the LOC107478189 gene encoding uncharacterized protein LOC107478189 translates to MKYDGTKDPQEHLMAFEARMNLEGAADAVRCRAFPVTLAGPAIKWFNALPNGSIANFHDIARKFMAQFTTRITKAKHPISLLGVTQKQEESTRKYLDRFNDECLTVDGLTNSVASLCLTNGLMNEDFCKHLTTKPVWTMHEIQNVAKDYINDEEVSQVVATNKRQHANTQHGNSAPRHNPTPKENQWDHPRPTNRPPRIGKFSNYTPLTAPITEIYHQIADRGIVPKARQLKERTGGNKTFYCDYHRGYGHKTQDCFDLKDAIEQAIRDGKLPEFTKIIREPRRAERDKSPEREGHNPRTHKQARRESPEEDPTIIVNVITGKDVPSKSKLTMKKDLKVMAIRYQAPIAAADNTITFLPEDCQHGTSAEDAPFVISDRIGTGLVRRILVDTGTDSNILFRGAFDKLGLRNNNLQTHRHGVTGLGDNFLKSDGSITLPITIGTSNQKKTILSEFVVLKDSTAYNMILGRKTINDFSAVIFTKYLLMKFRTDDGSVGTIHGDREVAAECDNTSLALRKKSRDAAGIFLADLDARQDGQPRPEPEGDMEKLQIGPTREEYTFINRNIPYDLKEELSQLLKQNRDLFAFTPADMPGINPDLMSHHLAVDPQAKPVAQRRRKMSPDRAAEVKKQVKALLEANFIRELPYTSWLANVVLPNIDGLVDAAFGHRYLSFMDAYSSYNQIPMHRPDEEKTAFITPD, encoded by the coding sequence ATGAAGTATGACGGAACCAAGGACCCTCAGGAACATCTAATGGCCTTCGAAGCCAGAATGAACCTAGAAGGAGCGGCCGACGCAGTTCGGTGCAGAGCCTTCCCGGTAACCCTTGCCGGACCAGCGATCAAATGGTTCAACGCCCTCCCGAACGGATCTATAGCCAACTTCCACGACATAGCACGAAAATTCATGGCCCAGTTCACGACCAGAATCACCAAAGCCAAACACCCCATCAGCTTATTAGGGGTCACACAAAAGCAAGAAGAATCCACAAGGAAATACCTCGACCGCTTCAACGATGAATGCCTAACGGTCGATGGACTCACGAATTCCGTTGCAAGCCTTTGCCTGACTAACGGGCTCATGAATGAAGATTTTTGCAAGCACCTCACTACTAAACCAGTATGGACCATGCACGAAATCCAGAACGTCGCCAAAGACTACATCAACGACGAAGAAGTCAGCCAGGTCGTCGCTACCAACAAACGGCAGCACGCCAATACCCAACACGGCAATTCGGCGCCCCGTCATAACCCAACACCCAAAGAGAATCAATGGGACCACCCCAGGCCAACCAACCGACCACCAAGAATAGGCAAATTCTCTAATTACACGCCCCTAACAGCACCTATTACGGAGATATACCATCAAATAGCAGATCGAGGCATCGTTCCAAAAGCCCGACAACTCAAAGAAAGGACGGGAGGCAACAAAACCTTCTACTGTGACTACCATCGAGGTTACGGCCACAAAACACAAGATTGTTTCGACCTTAAAGACGCTATTGAACAGGCCATACGAGACGGCAAACTCCCAGAATTTACCAAAATCATCAGAGAACCGAGACGCGCGGAGAGAGACAAGTCGCCGGAAAGGGAAGGGCATAACCCGAGAACTCACAAGCAAGCCCGCAGGGAAAGCCCGGAGGAAGACCCGACCATCATAGTGAACGTCATCACAGGTAAGGACGTACCGAGCAAGTCAAAACTtacaatgaaaaaagatctCAAGGTAATGGCTATCAGATACCAAGCCCCAATCGCTGCGGCCGACAATACGATAACGTTCTTGCCAGAGGACTGCCAACACGGCACCTCAGCCGAAGATGCCCCCTTCGTCATCTCAGACAGAATTGGAACAGGACTAGTACGAAGGATACTGGTAGACACCGGCACAGACTCCAACATCCTTTTCCGAGgagccttcgacaagctcgggcTCCGCAACAACAACCTCCAAACACACCGCCACGGCGTCACGGGACTCGGTGATAACTTTCTCAAATCAGATGGCTCAATTACCCTCCCCATCACCATAGGAACAAGCAATCAGAAAAAGACAATCCTATCTGAATTCGTAGTCCTAAAAGACTCCACAGCCTATAACATGATTCTCGGAAGAAAAACAATCAATGACTTCTCTGCAGTCATCTTTACCAAATACCTCCTCATGAAGTTCAGAACCGACGACGGCTCCGTCGGTACCATCCACGGAGATCGAGAGGTCGCAGCCGAATGCGACAACACCAGCCTAGCCCTAAGAAAAAAATCCCGGGATGCGGCCGGGATATTCCTAGCCGACCTAGATGCGCGACAAGACGGCCAACCTAGGCCAGAACCAGAAGGAGACATGGAAAAACTACAAATAGGGCCAACCAGAGAGGAATACACCTTCATTAATAGAAACATCCCATACGACCTCAAAGAAGAACTCTCCCAACTCCTGAAACAGAACAGAGACTTATTCGCATTTACACCAGCCGATATGCCGGGAATTAACCCCGACCTAATGTCCCACCATCTAGCCGTGGACCCCCAAGCTAAGCCAGTGGCACAAAGGAGACGAAAAATGTCACCAGACCGAGCCGCCGAAGTCAAAAAACAAGTCAAAGCCCTACTCGAAGCCAACTTCATCCGGGAACTCCCCTACACGTCCTGGCTAGCCAACGTCGTACTACCAAACATCGACGGATTAGTAGACGCAGCATTCGGCCACCGATACCTCAGctttatggacgcatattcCAGCTACAACCAGATCCCGATGCACCGACCAGACGAAGAAAAAACTGCGTTCATCACCCCAGACTGA
- the LOC107478197 gene encoding uncharacterized protein LOC107478197: protein MPFGLKNAGATYQRLVNKIFRDLSGNKLEVYIDDMLAKTESGEQLTNDLKVIMNTLRKHQMRLNPAKCAFGMEAGKFLGFMITQRGVEANPEKCRAVLEMTSPKNLKDIQKLTGRLTALSRFLGASAQKAIPFFKLMKKGTPFKWETECEEAFQHFKRVLAEPPILAKPQTGETLYLYLSITEEALAAALIREDEKKEQKPVYFISKVLQDAETRYSRLEKLAFALLTASRRLRQYFQAHPVTVRTDQAVKQVLQKPDLAGRMLAWSIELSQFQIKFEPQNAIKAQVLTDFIAEMTPVKLTPEPWKLHVDGSSNSTHGGAGIILENQNGITIEQSVRYEFPVSNNQAEYEALLEGLTLAREVGAKALEVNTDSQVVSSQINGSYQTRDPLLQQYLTKVNKLKEGFESITIQHVPRERNDRADLLSKLASTKPGHGNKSLIQEVIRSPSVSTTVNAHLTSSNRESWTHPILQYLLDGTLPPDPKEGKRIKREAANYTIVAGQLYKRGFSQPLLKCVEHGDTEYILREIHEGCCGHHVGGKTLAQKIIRAGYFWPTIIRDSIQLVKSCDKC, encoded by the coding sequence ATGCCCTTCGGCTTGAAAAATGCTGGAGCCACCTATCAAAGACTTGTTAACAAGATTTTTCGAGACCTGTCCGGAAACAAGTTAGAAGTCTACATAGACGATATGCTCGCCAAGACTGAATCCGGCGAACAACTAACCAATGACCTCAAGGTCATAATGAACACCCTACGAAAGCACCAAATGCGGCTCAACCCGGCAAAATGCGCCTTCGGAATGGAGGCAGGGAAGTTCCTCGGCTTCATGATTACACAACGCGGAGTTGAAGCAAACCCGGAGAAATGTCGTGCCGTCCTCGAGATGACAAGCCCCAAAAACCTTAAAGACATCCAAAAGCTCACCGGCCGACTGACCGCGTTATCACGCTTTCTCGGTGCATCGGCCCAAAAAGCAATCCCTTTCTTCAAACTAATGAAAAAAGGGACCCCTTTTAAATGGGAGACAGAGTGCGAAGAAGCATTCCAACACTTCAAGAGGGTCCTAGCGGAACCACCAATCCTCGCCAAACCCCAAACAGGGGAAACACTTTACTTGTACCTCTCCATAACGGAAGAGGCACTCGCAGCAGCTCTCATCCGTGAAGACGAGAAAAAGGAGCAAAAACCTGTATACTTCATAAGCAAAGTCTTACAAGATGCAGAAACCCGCTATTCACGCTTAGAAAAACTAGCTTTCGCACTCCTTACAGCCTCCCGACGCCTGCGACAATACTTCCAAGCTCACCCCGTGACGGTCCGAACCGACCAGGCGGTCAAGCAAGTATTACAGAAACCCGACCTAGCGGGAAGAATGCTAGCATGGTCCATCGAGTTATCCCAATTCCAGATCAAGTTCGAACCCCAGAACGCTATCAAAGCACAAGTCTTGACCGATTTCATCGCCGAAATGACTCCGGTAAAGCTCACCCCCGAACCATGGAAATTGCACGTCGACGGCTCGTCAAACTCCACTCACGGAGGCGCCGGAATCATACTCGAAAACCAAAATGGGATCACAATTGAACAGTCAGTACGATACGAATTTCCAGTATCAAAtaaccaggcagaatacgagGCCCTCTTAGAAGGCCTGACCCTAGCCCGAGAAGTCGGAGCAAAGGCCCTAGAGGTAAACACCGACTCCCAGGTAGTTAGTTCCCAAATCAACGGAAGCTACCAGACACGAGATCCCCTGCTCCAACAGTACCTCACCAAGGTAAACAAACTAAAAGAAGGGTTCGAAAGCATCACCATACAACATGTTCCCAGGGAACGAAACGACAGGGCAGACCTACTTTCCAAGCTAGCCAGTACCAAACCAGGACACGGTAACAAATCGCTAATTCAGGAGGTCATTAGGTCACCTTCTGTATCAACAACAGTCAACGCCCATCTGACGTCCTCAAATCGGGAGTCCTGGACGCACCCTATCCTACAGTACCTCCTCGACGGAACTTTGCCGCCAGACCCGAAAGAGGGAAAGCGAATAAAAAGGGAAGCCGCCAATTATACCATCGTAGCAGGACAACTATACAAACGTGGTTTCTCGCAACCCCTACTCAAATGCGTCGAACACGGGGACACGGAATACATACTCCGCGAAATCCACGAAGGCTGCTGCGGTCACCACGTCGGAGGCAAAACATTAGCCCAAAAAATCATCAGGGCTGGCTACTTCTGGCCCACAATCATTCGAGACTCCATACAATTAGTAAAAAGCTGTGACAAATGCTAA
- the LOC127743950 gene encoding thaumatin-like protein 1b has protein sequence MAVAILLFISLSHFVTGANSATFNIVNKCSYPVWPGLLSGAGTPQLSTTGFALQPGESNVVSIPAGWSGRVWGRTLCSTDSVGKFSCLTGDCGSSAVECGGAGAVPPATLAEFTLNGAGGLDFYDVSLVDGYNLPMMVVPHGGGNCTATGCVADLNGGCPSELKVKAGREEARDEGVACKSACEAFGDPKYCCSGDYATPQSCKPTSYSQFFKRACPRAYSYAYDDGTSTFTCASADYLITFCPKPPKSSMKVVNGKFPTAADISRGHKLKHESATYMTIAITAILVSIWWRFN, from the exons ATGGCAGTTGCTATTCTACTCTTCATCTCACTCTCTCACTTCGTCACAG GTGCAAATTCAGCCACATTCAATATTGTAAACAAGTGCAGCTACCCAGTCTGGCCGGGACTTTTGTCCGGCGCCGGAACACCACAACTCTCCACTACCGGATTCGCCCTTCAACCTGGCGAATCTAATGTGGTGTCCATCCCAGCCGGATGGTCCGGCCGTGTATGGGGCCGGACCCTTTGCTCCACAGACTCCGTCGGAAAATTCTCATGTCTCACCGGAGACTGCGGTTCTTCCGCCGTAGAATGTGGTGGCGCCGGCGCTGTACCTCCGGCGACTCTGGCGGAATTCACCCTAAACGGCGCCGGAGGACTAGATTTCTATGACGTGAGCCTGGTTGACGGTTACAACCTCCCGATGATGGTGGTGCCTCACGGCGGCGGAAACTGTACGGCGACGGGATGCGTGGCGGATTTGAATGGTGGGTGTCCATCAGAGCTGAAGGTGAAGGCGGGAAGAGAGGAAGCGCGTGACGAGGGCGTGGCTTGCAAGAGCGCGTGTGAAGCGTTCGGTGATCCGAAGTACTGTTGCAGTGGAGATTACGCGACGCCGCAGAGTTGCAAGCCCACTTCGTACTCGCAGTTCTTCAAGCGCGCGTGCCCACGCGCTTATAGCTACGCTTATGATGATGGCACCAGCACCTTCACTTGTGCTTCTGCGGATTATCTCATCACTTTCTGTCCCAAACCTCCCAAAAG TTCAATGAAGGTTGTGAATGGAAAATTTCCAACGGCAGCAGATATCTCTAGAGGCCACAAGCTCAAACATGAATCAGCCACTTACATGACAATAGCTATTACTGctattttagtttcaatttgGTGGAGATTCAATTAA